The nucleotide sequence ATCTGAAAGTTCTGATCCACGCGGATAAAGAATTGGATTACGCGGACCTGGACAATGTATTCGAACTTTTGAAAGAAGCAGGCGCTTTAAAAATTTCTCTAGTTACTAAAACCACACAAGGAGGAGGTCTAAAATGAACCAAGTTGTTTCTCCTCCTCCTTCTTCCAAAAAAAAGTCCGGTCTCCGCAGATTTGTGGACCGTTACAGAATGGAAACCTTCTTAGGTTCTTCCGCTGTTCTACAAATCGCAGCACTTCTTTTCTGGTACACTCCTCCTACTACGTATGATCACCTGGATAAGCTGATCGACGAAGTCGCTTTCGTGGAGAATCTTGTGATCCAGGATCCGAATGTGGGAGAAGCTCCAGATGATGGAGAATTCGAAGTTACAGATACTATCAAGAAAAAAGAGGATTCTCGGATCGCAGGAGCTCAGGATGCACTCTTACTAGGCGCTACGGAGCCGATAGATCTTACTCCGAATCTTACTCCTAAATATCCGGATGAAGCTCGATCTGCTGGTATTACCGGAAGAGTCACTCTTGAAGTAATTATTGCAGATACCGGAGAGGTTCTAAGAGTTAAACCCGTCGGAAAATCCTTAGGTTACGGATTAGAAGATGCAGCAGTTGAGGCTTTTTATAAGAAAAGATATTCCCCTTCCAAAGCGGACGGAAAATCGATTACAGTAAAAGTTTATATTCCGGTAAATTTCTCTCTCTATTAACACGATCGATCTTCTTCTTTCTTCTCCGTAAGAAGAAGATCCCTTTTCCCTTTACACTCCATTTATTTTCCCAAAAAGAATGAGTGAATTTATATATTCCGACTTTTAAATGAACGACTTCAAGTTTCGTTTTCCGATCCTTTTGCTTACGGCAAGAATGCTCTTCCTTCTATCCGACCTTCATCGATACGAAGAAAAGTTTCGATTTGGAACCGAAGGACTTATCATACGATTAGATAATCCGGTATTATTTCTGTAACTTAAATGATACCTAAATTGCATAAAACCTCCAAAAACACGGCTTGTAACAAAATCCTTGCCTTTATGTAATCATTTTGTAACATAAAGAGGTCATTCTGTTACCTAAACGTAAAAAAGAATTCGCTCGAGCAAAAAACCTAGAAGCGAATCGAAAGGTAACTCTGAATGAAGCAGAAATCTAAAAAAAGAAAGAACTTAGGGGGGAAAAAACCCCATTTTCTTATTCTAGGACTTGTAATCTATTCCCAGGCGATCTTCTCCCAGGGAAGCTCTCCAGGAACGGAACTTGCGCAAGCAAGCGAACCTCCTAAAGTGGAAAAACCGAAGCCGGATGAATTCACTCTCTATGAAGACCAAGACGGACAATTATTCACCAAACCAGGTCCCGGTCGTTTTAAGAGCAAAATGGATAAGGCAATCAACAAGAACGATCCTAAATTCAACCCATATCCGAATCATTTAACAAACAGACCGGAAGAAATCCAAAAGGAAAGACTTACCGTCACTGGAAGAATGCAATTCAGGGGTATTTCGGCACAAACAGGGTCCAACTATAATAACGGAAGCGAGGATTTCAATTCAGTAGATTGGCATTTCAGACGTCTTCGTTTAGGGATCCAATACCAAGGCGGGTCTTGGTGGGGAATGATGATCAACCTCAGGGGAGAAAATATGCTGAACGCCCCTTATATCACTCAATCCAGGAACTCTACAGGAGAAGTAACCAATGTTTCCTTGAAAGAAGGGAGAGGTTATATCCAAGAAGCATTCCTTTTTGTGAATATTCCGATATTAGGAGCACGGTTGAGTTTCGGTCAATTACCTACTCAATTCCACAGAGAATATCTGATGTCTTCCGCAAACTTCATCGCATTAGAACGTTCTTATATGACTAACGCTTATCCCCAGTTCGATATGGGTGTGAATCTAAGACTTTCCCCTTTGAAAGATTTTTTCGAAGGGAAATACGAAAAATATCTGACCATCGATCTAATGGCAGGTAACGGACACGGTGCAGGGGGTGACTATGGAACAGGTAGACGCCAGGATCTAACGGTTGCAGGAAGACCACACCAGCCTATCTTAAATTCTCCTCTATATTTTGCCAGAGTCCAATGGAATGTTCTCGGAGGTCTTGTTAAGGAAAACGGAAGTAATGTCGGTTGGCAGGAAGGGGAAGAGATCTTCCAAAAAGATCTGAAAATTTCCCTGGGTGCCGCCGCCATGCAGACTAAGAACGCAAGCTTTAGTTCCGGTCCTGCGTCCACTCTTGCAGTGGACGGAGCAATCCCAAGAGGAGCTCCAACTCAGTATCTTTTTACGACTCAAACGACTGCGGACAATAGCACTTACGATTGCACTGTTGCCAGCTACCAAACCAGTTACTGCCAAAAAAATCTGGACCTAAGAGGCTATACCTACGACGGAACCATGTCTTGGAACGGCATCTATTTGAGCGGAGCCTATACTACTTATACGGGAGCGGCTTCAAACAATCTTTCCGGATGGCAAGCGACCGTCGGTTATAATATTCAAATATTCGATAAGTATTATATTATGCCCGTTTTCAGATATGATTTCCTAAAAGGAGATTTCAATCGTAACGGTAAGATAGAAGAAACGGATATGAAAAAATACTATTGGGTCGGTTTGAACCTGTTCGGGGACAAACACTTGTTCAAGGCCCAATTGTTCTACCAGATCCCTATTTTAAAATTAGGAGTGGATCCGGTAACTCGTGAACCTGCGGTTATAAATAACCAAACCGTCTATTTCCAACTTCAGGCAACTTTCTGGACCGGAACAGTTTCACCGGACCACTTGAACACCAGGTTAGATTAAGAAGAGGAGAAGGTAAATTTTATGAAATCTAAACTTAAATTCATACTTCCACTTTTGGGATTATTGGCGATTTCTTGCTCTTCAGAGACAAAGGATGATTCGGCTTTATTAGGAGCCTTAGTTGGAACTCCCGACGATGGGAACCAATCCATAGTAGTAGTGGAGGTCGCGGGAAATTTCACGGACTATACCGGAGAATGTTACGATCATTTTACCGTATTAGGAACTTCCAATTCCACAATCTCTCCCACAAATTATTATCTTTACGTAATGTTCGGACATTCTCTGGATACGGAACTTAGAAAATCCGCTCTTTCCACTTCTACTTGCGGTAGTTTAGGCTTCTTGGGCTCAGGGATCCCTACAAATGCGAGTCCTGTGAATTTTAGGTATTATACCTGTGATCCAAACCTGGGGCAAGCCGGGGGAGATTGTGGTAATAAGATCAAAGCGGCGGTAGGATTTCCTAACAACTAATCCTAAAAAGTCCCTGTACTTTCTTGCAGGCAGGGACTTACTTTCGTAGAATGCGTTAGAATGCCAAATCTATGCAATAGAACAGAGTGTATCAGGATTGTAATATTTGAGAAATCCTTTCGTAACGGTTCTCGTTTACGATCCAAAAATATTTCAGGAGAAATATCAAATAGATGAAAAAGATAGGTTTAAGACTTATTGTCTTATTAGTATTCGTTCTTTCTTCATTTTCCGTATCCGGGGAAGAGAAAAAGACAATCACAATTAAAGGATCCGACACAATGGTTATCCTGGTCCAAAAATGGACCGAAACCTTCCCTGACAAATCCGTTCAATTCCAAGTAACCGGAGGAGGTTCCGGAACCGGGATTGCGGCTCTGATCAACGGGACCACGGATATTTGTTCCGCTTCTCGTCCTCTCAAACCTCAAGAAATCCAACAGTTAAAGGAAAAATATAAATCCAACGGCGTGGAAATCAAGGTTGCAATCGACGGTATTTCTCTTTATGTAAACAAAAAGAATCCACTTGCGAAACTTTCCGTAGAAGAGATCCGTAAAATTTTCACGGGAAAGATCACCAATTGGAAAGAAGTTGGCGGAGAAGATCACAAAATCGTACTCTATAGCCGTGAGAACAACTCCGGGACTTATGAGTATTTCAAAGAGCATGTTTTGGAAAAACAAGACTTTGATCCCTCTGCACAACATATGGTAGGAACTGCGGCACTAGTGAACGCGATCTCCA is from Leptospira sp. WS58.C1 and encodes:
- a CDS encoding LA_3150 family lipoprotein; the protein is MKSKLKFILPLLGLLAISCSSETKDDSALLGALVGTPDDGNQSIVVVEVAGNFTDYTGECYDHFTVLGTSNSTISPTNYYLYVMFGHSLDTELRKSALSTSTCGSLGFLGSGIPTNASPVNFRYYTCDPNLGQAGGDCGNKIKAAVGFPNN
- a CDS encoding energy transducer TonB; this encodes MNQVVSPPPSSKKKSGLRRFVDRYRMETFLGSSAVLQIAALLFWYTPPTTYDHLDKLIDEVAFVENLVIQDPNVGEAPDDGEFEVTDTIKKKEDSRIAGAQDALLLGATEPIDLTPNLTPKYPDEARSAGITGRVTLEVIIADTGEVLRVKPVGKSLGYGLEDAAVEAFYKKRYSPSKADGKSITVKVYIPVNFSLY
- a CDS encoding phosphate ABC transporter substrate-binding protein, whose amino-acid sequence is MKKIGLRLIVLLVFVLSSFSVSGEEKKTITIKGSDTMVILVQKWTETFPDKSVQFQVTGGGSGTGIAALINGTTDICSASRPLKPQEIQQLKEKYKSNGVEIKVAIDGISLYVNKKNPLAKLSVEEIRKIFTGKITNWKEVGGEDHKIVLYSRENNSGTYEYFKEHVLEKQDFDPSAQHMVGTAALVNAISKDKWGIGYGGAAYASGVKDLAVSADANSKAELPTEANILTNKYPISRYLYFYLRETPKDQTKKFIDWVIGKDGQKVVKDVGYFPLKKK